In Anopheles gambiae chromosome 2, idAnoGambNW_F1_1, whole genome shotgun sequence, a single window of DNA contains:
- the LOC1273814 gene encoding neurofibromin isoform X6: MATQKPGEWANSLLARFEEQLPYRTGPHGTQARLSIDETMNCLIQISRYRFSLVISGLTKMLQRVNEIFIILQFQPPACRGHEPERCCYDSLIIILETLERCLSGQSKDTARFEEAMNVKLLLREICQFIDIQNENNQNATSLKALASKVLFALSQNHFGAVFNRISARLQELSTCAEENPDYSDIELIQHIDLDVHRLTKLLTETIQKFKSLKKSAHMILLSSLERALWNWIEFHPKEFEDLQRNPNDELSKCCETFFDILDSYSENKKARAAVWPLQIMLLILSPKVLEEIVNADSGAPCSPRHLKKKHFMEGIKKGLGAHASSKQSTESAAIACVKLCKASTYININDSNNVTFQLVQSVINDLKALLFNPAKPFSRGQGFNFQDIDLMIDCWVSCFRIKPHNNEALKVCLSLNSPPAYHFVIVSSLLKIVTQARLPWWPQIDLVYARSGELRGLFTDTLNKATQGYIAHTPLRMITSLTLKSKDAQSRLTRPDEGPAHKALLLLMVRLIHADPMLLLNSLGKAGHEVQSSTLELINGLVSLVHQPTMPDVAQEAMEALLALHSPDKIEVWNPEAPINTFWDVSSQVLFSISQKLIQHQIANYTDVLKWLREILICRNTFLQRHKDYANVGSQIAICRQAHIKLEVVFFMYLWSVDLDAVMVSLSCFGLLCEEAEIRSGSDELTVGFILPNYHLYQELSHTSATLTSPQNAESRYSFFEHLHGRVTLQRNIMSLLRKIEHCVNGVQPAWEETFRNWEVTSKLLQSYPKGKPEEGQAEVFHRSMGKRRASHQSSEHDLEEQITEWANMTWFLLALGGVCLQKPRNQRQATQGYNLPIGTAGPSLMQSTTSLSSSSSGRGSMHPIMGSLVSSIGPGSSQEVQYCPVTQFIGQLLRLLVCNNEKFGPQIQKHVKELVGQEMSAQLYPILFDQIRSIVEKFFDQQGQVVVTDINTQFIEHTIYIMKSVLDGRQSKDQNDQPANAEHLGVTSIENLMLAIVRYVRHLDMTVHAIHIKTKLCQLVEVMMKRRDDLAFRQEMKFRNKLVEYLTDWVMGTSHQIAPPGSGDVTIITRDLDQACMEAVAALLRGLPLQPEESDRGDLMDAKSALFLKYFTLFMNLLNDCVDGSEADKDTNNPPLLPPRPRVAAGKLTALRNATIQAMSNLLSANIDSGLMHSIDLSYNPDLQTRAAFMEVLTQILQQGTEFDTLAESVMADRFEQLVQLVTMISDKGELPIAMALASVVTTSQMDELARVLVTLFDAKHLLSPLLWNMFYREVEVSDCMQTLFRGNSLGSKIMAFCFKIYGASYLQGLLEPLIRPLLGDEPTSSFEVDPARLEPTEDIEVNRKNLIALTQKVFDAIVNSADRFPPQLRSMCHCLYQVLSKRFPNLLQNNIGAVGTVIFLRFINPAIVSPQELGIVGKQVPTQIKRGLMLMSKILQNIANHVEFSKEQHMLCFNDFLRAHFEAGRRFFIQIASDCETVDQTSHSMSFISDANVLALHRLLWSHQERIGDYLSSSRDHKAVGRRPFDKMATLLAYLGPPEHKPVDSHLLFSSYARWSSIDMSSTNFEEIMVKHQMHEKEEFKTLKSMNIFYQAGTSKAGNPVFYYIARRYKIGETNGDLLIYHVILTLKPFCHSPFEVVIDFTHTCSDNRFRTEFLQKWFYVLPEVAYENLYAAYIYNCNSWVREYTKFHDRILAPLKGCRKLIFLDSPAKLNDVIDPEQQKLPGATLSLDEDLKVFNNALKLSHKDTKVAIKVGPTALQITSAEKTKVLAHSVLLNDVYYASEIEEVCLVDDNQFTLSIANESSQLSFIHNDCDNIVQAIIHIRNRWELSQPDSVTVHQKIRPKDVPGTLLNMALLNLGSSDPNLRTAAYNQLCALTATFDLKIEGQLLETQGLCIPSNNTIFIKSVSETLATNEPHLTLEFLEECIQGFQRSTIELKHLCLEYMTPWLANLVRFCKPSDEGKRQKQVAQILEKLINLTIEQKEMYPSIQAKIWGSIGQIPELIDMVLDNFIHKSVSSGLGSPQVEIMADTAVALASANVQLVAKKVIGRLCRVMDKTCHSPTQYLEQHMMWDDIAILARYLLMLSFNNCLDVARHLPYLFHTVTFLVCTGSLSMRASTHGLVINIIHSLCTCTKPSFSEETQRMLRLSLDEFSLPKFYLLFGISKVKSAAVTAFRSSCRHPNDRWLGNERVSQAPPADRERLALPSLEVITEALLEIMEACMRDIPDCDWLQTWTSLAKSFAFCFNPALQPRALIVFGCISKSVTDQDVKQLLRILVKALESFNDIILLEALVMCLTRLQPLLRPESPIHRALFWVAVSVLQLDESTLYAAGLALLEQNLHTLNSQQLFDNQNIADVMMATREPLEWHFKQLDHAVGLSFKSNFHFALVGHLLKGFRHPTPTTVSRTSRVLTMLLGIVAKPHRRDKFEVTPDSVAYLTALVCFSEEVRSRCHVKHTVPRWPVESGGSGDSASGSSSDPSAPNSAGGGPLTGGSGPSGSSGSGGHSVRRQKSWDMLDQSAIQYARQSHKVQQHQERGSRSSVSNESNVLLDPEVLPDSSTQALVLTVLATLVKYTTDEAETRVLYQYLAEGSIVFPKVFPVIHSLLDQKVNNVLSVSNDQIVLASVQSIIQNMLASEDASQQPLHFLQSCGFGGLWRFAGPFTKYNMMVESSELFVNFLEAMVETCLPVEESTPMPPSPRPYNLSSSLSSLTLGSPTDKAFSSESLDHDGFSGSVSSLRRASCSKARTGSKHRFIDSPTHNI; encoded by the exons ATGGCTACACAGAAACCGGGCGAGTGGGCCAACTCACTGTTGGCCCGGTTCGAGGAGCAG CTCCCTTACCGCACCGGTCCCCATGGCACACAGGCGCGGCTCAGCATTGACGAAACGATGAACTGCTTGATACAGATATCGCGCTACCGCTTTTCACTCGTCATTTCCGGCCTGACGAAAATGTTGCAGCGTGTGAACGAGATT TTTATTATCTTACAGTTTCAACCGCCTGCCTGCCGGGGTCACGAGCCGGAACGGTGCTGCTATGATTCGTTGATCATCATCCTAGAGACGCTCGAACGGTGCCTGTCCGGGCAGTCGAAAGATACGGCACGTTTCGAGGAAGCGATGAATGTGAAGCTGCTCCTCAGGGAAATTTGCCAATTTATTG ATATACAGaatgaaaacaatcaaaatgcCACCTCGCTGAAGGCGCTCGCCTCGAAGGTGCTGTTCGCACTGTCCCAGAACCACTTCGGGGCCGTGTTTAACCGCATCTCGGCCCGCCTGCAGGAGCTGAGCACGTGCGCGGAGGAGAATCCCGACTACAGCGACATCGAGCTGATCCAGCACATCGATCTGGACGTGCACCGGCTGACGAAGCTGCTGACGGAGACGATACAGAAGTTTAAGTCGCTGAAAAAGTCCGCCCACATGATCCTGCTCAGCTCGCTGGAGCGCGCGCTCTGGAACTGGATCGAGTTTCACCCGAAGGAGTTCGAGGACCTGCAGCGCAACCCGAACGACGAGCTGAGCAAATGCTGCGAAACGTTCTTCGACATACTGGACTCGTACTCGGAGAACAAGAAGGCCCGGGCCGCCGTGTGGCCGCTGCAGATCATGCTGCTGATACTGAGCCCGAAGGTGCTGGAGGAGATTGTGAACGCCGACTCGGGTGCGCCGTGCTCGCCGCGCCACCTGAAGAAGAAACACTTCATGGAGGGCATCAAGAAGGGGCTGGGGGCGCACGCGTCCTCCAAGCAGTCGACCGAATCGGCCGCGATCGCGTGCGTGAAGCTGTGCAAAGCGTCCACGTACATCAACATCAACGACTCGAACAACGTGACGTTCCAGCTGGTGCAGAGCGTGATAAACGATCTGAAGGCGCTGCTGTTCAACCCGGCGAAACCGTTCTCGCGCGGCCAGGGCTTTAACTTTCAAGACATCGATCTGATGATCGACTGCTGGGTGTCCTGCTTCCGCATCAAGCCGCACAACAACGAGGCGCTGAAGGTGTGCCTGAGTCTCAACTCGCCGCCGGCCTACCACTTTGTTATCGTCAGCTCGCTGCTGAAGATCGTCACCCAGGCGCGGCTACCCTGGTGGCCCCAGATCGACCTGGTGTACGCACGGTCCGGCGAGCTGCGAGGCCTCTTCACCGACACGCTGAACAAAGCGACCCAGGGCTACATCGCCCACACGCCGCTGCGCATGATCACCTCGCTGACGCTCAAATCGAAGGACGCCCAGAGCCGGCTGACCCGCCCGGACGAGGGACCAGCGCACaaggcgctgctgctgctgatggtgcggCTCATCCATGCCGATCCGATGCTACTGCTGAACAGCCTCGGCAAGGCGGGGCACGAGGTGCAAAGCTCGACGCTCGAGCTGATCAACGGGCTCGTCTCGCTCGTGCACCAGCCCACGATGCCGGACGTGGCCCAGGAAGCGATGGAAGCGCTGCTCGCCCTGCACTCGCCCGACAAGATCGAGGTGTGGAATCCCGAGGCGCCGATCAACACGTTCTGGGACGTGAGCTCGCAGGTGCTGTTTTCGATCTCGCAAAAGCTGATCCAGCACCAGATCGCCAACTACACGGACGTGCTCAAGTGGCTGCGCGAGATACTGATCTGCCGCAACACGTTCCTGCAGCGGCACAAGGATTACGCGAACGTTGGCAGCCAGATCGCGATCTGCCGCCAGGCGCACATCAAGCTCGAGGTGGTCTTTTTCATGTACCTGTGGTCGGTCGATCTGGACGCGGTCATGGTGTCGCTGTCGTGCTTCGGGCTGCTGTGCGAGGAGGCGGAAATACGGTCCGGTTCGGACGAGCTTACCGTGGGCTTCATTCTGCCGAACTATCACCTCTACCAGGAGCTGTCGCACACCTCGGCCACGCTAACGTCGCCCCAGAATGCGGAATCGCGGTACAGCTTCTTCGAGCATCTGCACGGGCGTGTGACGCTGCAGCGCAACATCATGTCGCTGCTGCGCAAGATCGAACACTGCGTGAACGGTGTGCAGCCGGCATGGGAGGAAACGTTCCGCAACTGGGAGGTAACGAGCAAGCTGCTCCAGAGCTACCCGAAAGGGAAGCCGGAGGAAGGGCAGGCGGAGGTGTTTCACCGGAGCATGGGCAAACGGCGCGCGAGCCACCAGAGCTCCGAGCACGATCTCGAGGAGCAAATCACCGAGTGGGCCAACATGACCTGGTTCCTGCTGGCGCTCGGCGGTGTCTGCCTGCAGAAGCCTCGCAATCAGCGACAGGCGACGCAAGGCTACAATCTGCCGATCGGAACGGCCGGACCGTCCCTGATGCAATCCACCACCTCGCTGTCCAGCTCGAGCTCGGGGCGCGGCTCGATGCATCCGATCATGGGATCGCTGGTATCGTCGATCGGGCCGGGCAGCAGCCAGGAGGTGCAGTACTGCCCGGTGACCCAGTTCATTGGCCAGCTGTTGCGGCTGCTCGTGTGCAACAACGAAAAGTTCGGCCCGCAGATACAGAAGCACGTGAAGGAGCTGGTCGGGCAGGAAATGTCGGCCCAGCTGTATCCCATCCTGTTCGACCAGATACGCTCGATCGTGGAAAAGTTCTTCGACCAGCAGGGCCAGGTGGTCGTCACGGACATCAACACGCAGTTCATCGAGCACACGATCTACATCATGAAGTCGGTGCTGGACGGGCGGCAAAGCAAGGACCAGAACGACCAGCCGGCGAACGCGGAGCATCTCGGCGTGACGAGCATCGAGAATCTCATGCTAGCGATCGTACGGTACGTGCGCCACCTGGACATGACCGTGCATGCGATCCACATCAAGACCAAGCTCTGCCAGCTGGTGGAGGTGATGATGAAGCGGCGGGACGATCTCGCCTTCCGGCAGGAGATGAAGTTCCGCAACAAGCTGGTGGAGTATCTGACCGACTGGGTGATGGGCACGTCGCACCAGATCGCGCCGCCGGGCTCGGGTGACGTGACGATAATTACGCGCGATCTCGACCAGGCGTGCATGGAGGCGGTGGCGGCCCTGTTGCGCGGTTTGCCCCTCCAGCCGGAGGAATCGGACCGCGGCGATCTGATGGACGCGAAGAGCGCACTGTTTCTGAAGTACTTCACGCTGTTCATGAACCTGCTGAACGACTGCGTGGACGGTTCGGAAGCGGACAAAGACACGAACAATCCGCCGCTGTTGCCGCCCCGGCCGAGAGTAGCGGCCGGGAAGCTGACCGCCCTGCGCAACGCCACCATCCAGGCGATGTCCAACCTGCTGAGCGCGAACATCGACTCGGGCCTGATGCATTCGATCGATCTGAGCTACAACCCCGACCTGCAGACCCGGGCAGCGTTCATGGAGGTGCTGACGCAGATCCTGCAGCAGGGCACCGAGTTCGATACGCTTGCCGAGTCCGTGATGGCCGACCGGTTCGAGCAGCTGGTGCAGCTCGTGACGATGATCAGCGACAAGGGCGAGCTGCCGATCGCGATGGCCCTTGCCTCCGTGGTGACCACCTCCCAGATGGACGAGCTGGCCCGCGTGCTGGTGACACTGTTCGACGCGAAGCATCTGCTATCTCCGCTGCTGTGGAACATGTTCTACCGCGAGGTGGAAGTGTCCGACTGTATGCAGACGCTGTTCCGGGGGAACTCGCTCGGCAGCAAGATAATGGCGTTCTGCTTCAAGATTTACGGCGCGAGCTATCTGCAGGGGCTGCTCGAGCCGCTGATACGTCCACTGCTGGGCGACGAACCGACCAGCAGCTTCGAGGTGGACCCGGCCCGGCTCGAACCGACCGAGGACATTGAGGTGAACCGGAAAAACCTGATCGCCCTCACGCAGAAGGTGTTCGACGCGATCGTCAACTCGGCAGACCGGTTCCCGCCGCAGCTCCGCTCGATGTGCCACTGCCTGTACCAGGTGCTGAGCAAGCGGTTCCCGAACCTGCTGCAGAATAACATCGGCGCGGTCGGCACGGTGATCTTTCTGCGCTTCATCAACCCGGCGATCGTGTCGCCCCAGGAGCTGGGCATCGTCGGCAAGCAGGTACCGACGCAGATCAAGCGCGGCCTGATGCTGATGTCGAAAATACTGCAAAACATCGCCAACCACGTGGAGTTCTCGAAGGAGCAGCACATGCTGTGCTTTAACGATTTTCTGCGCGCCCACTTCGAGGCGGGCCGGCGCTTCTTCATACAGATCGCTTCCGACTGCGAGACGGTCGACCAGACGTCGCACAGCATGAGCTTCATCTCGGACGCGAACGTGCTGGCGCTGCACCGGTTGCTGTGGTCGCACCAGGAGCGCATCGGCGACTACCTGTCCAGCAGCCGGGACCACAAGGCGGTCGGGCGGCGCCCGTTCGACAAGATGGCCACGCTGCTCGCGTACCTCGGGCCGCCCGAGCACAAGCCGGTCGACTCGCATCTGCTCTTCTCGTCCTACGCCCGCTGGAGCTCGATCGACATGTCGTCGACCAACTTCGAGGAGATCATGGTGAAGCACCAGATGCACGAGAAGGAGGAGTTCAAGACGCTGAAATCGATGAACATCTTCTACCAGGCCGGCACGAGCAAGGCGGGCAATCCGGTGTTCTACTACATCGCGCGCCGCTACAAGATCGGCGAAACGAACGGCGACCTGCTGATCTACCACGTGATCCTGACGCTCAAACCGTTCTGCCACTCGCCGTTCGAGGTGGTGATCGACTTCACGCACACCTGCTCGGACAACCGCTTCCGGACGGAGTTTCTGCAGAAGTGGTTCTACGTGCTGCCGGAGGTCGCGTACGAGAATCTGTACGCCGCGTACATCTACAACTGCAACTCGTGGGTGCGCGAGTACACCAAGTTTCACGATCGCATACTGGCCCCGCTCAAGGGCTGCCGGAAGCTGATCTTTCTCGACTCGCCAGCCAAGCTGAACGACGTGATCGACCCGGAGCAGCAGAAGCTGCCCGGCGCGACCCTCTCGCTCGACGAAGATCTGAAGGTGTTCAACAACGCGCTCAAGCTGAGCCACAAGGACACGAAGGTGGCGATCAAGGTGGGGCCGACCGCGCTCCAGATTACGTCCGCCGAGAAGACGAAGGTGCTGGCCCACTCGGTGCTGCTGAACGACGTGTACTACGCGTCGGAAATCGAGGAGGTGTGCCTGGTGGACGACAACCAGTTCACGCTGTCGATCGCCAACGAAAGCTCGCAGCTCAGCTTCATCCACAACGACTGCGACAACATCGTGCAGGCGATCATACACATCCGCAACCGGTGGGAGCTGAGCCAGCCCGACTCGGTCACCGTGCATCAGAAGATCCGGCCGAAGGATGTGCCGGGCACGCTGCTCAACATGGCCCTGCTGAACCTAGGCTCGTCCGATCCGAACCTGCGCACGGCCGCGTACAACCAGCTGTGCGCCCTGACCGCGACCTTCGATCTGAAGATCGAGGGCCAGCTGCTCGAAACGCAGGGCCTCTGCATCCCGTCGAACAACACGATCTTCATCAAGTCGGTGAGCGAAACGTTGGCCACGAACGAGCCGCACCTGACGCTGGAGTTTCTCGAGGAGTGCATCCAGGGCTTTCAGCGCAGCACGATCGAGCTGAAGCATCTGTGTCTCGAGTACATGACGCCCTGGCTGGCGAATCTGGTACGGTTCTGCAAACCGTCCGACGAGGGCAAGCGGCAAAAGCAGGTAGCGCAGATCCTCGAGAAGCTGATCAATCTCACGATCGAGCAGAAGGAGATGTATCCCTCGATACAGGCCAAAATCTGGGGCTCGATCGGCCAGATACCGGAGCTGATCGATATGGTGCTGGACAACTTCATCCACAAGTCGGTCAGCTCCGGGCTCGGTTCGCCGCAGGTCGAGATAATGGCCGACACGGCGGTCGCGCTCGCCTCCGCCAACGTGCAGCTCGTGGCGAAGAAGGTGATCGGGCGGCTGTGCCGCGTGATGGACAAAACCTGCCACTCGCCGACGCAGTACCTCGAGCAGCACATGATGTGGGACGACATTGCGATACTCGCGCGCTATCTGCTGATGCTGTCGTTCAACAACTGTCTCGACGTGGCCCGCCATCTGCCGTACCTCTTCCACACGGTGACGTTTCTCGTGTGCACCGGCTCGCTGTCGATGCGCGCCTCGACCCACGGGCTCGTGATCAACATCATCCACTCGCTGTGTACCTGCACCAAGCCGTCCTTCTCGGAGGAAACCCAGCGCATGCTGCGCCTGTCGCTGGACGAGTTCTCCCTGCCCAAGTTCTATCTGCTGTTCGGCATCAGCAAGGTGAAGTCGGCCGCCGTCACGGCGTTCCGTTCCTCCTGCCGCCATCCGAACGACCGCTGGTTGGGCAACGAGCGTGTGTCGCAGGCACCACCAGCCGATCGCGAGCGACTGGCGCTGCCCTCGCTCGAGGTGATCACCGAGGCGCTGCTGGAAATCATGGAAGCCTGCATGCGCGACATTCCCGACTGCGACTGGCTGCAGACGTGGACGTCGCTAGCGAAAAGCTTCGCCTTCTGCTTCAATCCCGCCCTGCAGCCCCGGGCACTGATCGTGTTCGGCTGCATCTCGAAAAGCGTCACCGATCAGGACGTGAAGCAGCTGCTGCGCATCCTGGTGAAAGCGCTGGAATCGTTCAACGATATCATACTGCTCGAGGCGTTGGTAATGTGTCTGACCCGGCTGCAACCGCTGCTCCGGCCGGAATCGCCCATCCACCGGGCATTGTTTTGGGTGGCGGTAAGCGTCCTGCAGCTCGACGAATCGACCCTGTACGCGGCCGGTTTGGCACTGCTCGAGCAGAACCTGCACACGCTCAACTCGCAACAGCTGTTCGACAACCAGAACATTGCCGACGTGATGATGGCGACGCGGGAACCGCTCGAGTGGCACTTCAAGCAGCTCGACCATGCCGTCGGCCTGTCGTTCAAGTCGAACTTTCACTTCGCGCTGGTAGGGCATTTGCTGAAGGGCTTTCGGCACCCGACGCCAACCACCGTGTCGCGCACGTCCCGCGTACTGACGATGCTGCTCGGGATCGTTGCGAAACCGCACCGGCGGGACAAGTTCGAGGTAACGCCGGACAGTGTCGCCTATCTGACCG CGCTCGTTTGCTTCTCGGAGGAGGTACGCTCACGCTGCCACGTCAAACACACCGTACCGCGATGGCCCGTAGAGTCGGGCGGTTCGGGCGATTCGGCCAGTGGTAGCAGTAGTGATCCGTCGGCACCAAACTCGGCCGGCGGTGGCCCACTAACGGGTGGATCGGGCCCTAGCGGCTCCAGCGGCTCCGGTGGCCATAGTGTGCGCCGTCAAAAGTCCTGGGATATGTTGGACCAGTCCGCTATCCAGTACGCACGCCAGTCGCACAAAGTACAGCAGCACCAG